From the genome of Cytophagales bacterium WSM2-2:
CGGAAAACATCCGAATCATTGAAAGCTTCATTGACAATGCAAAAGAGAAATATCGTCTTGATGATGATATCTATGGCAACATCATGATTGCCGTAACTGAAGCGGTCAACAATGCTATCAAGCATGGCAATCGTGACAATTCATCCAAGAATGTCACTCTATCACTTTCCCTCCAGGAAGGATTGATAAAATTCATGGTCGAGGACGAAGGAGACGGTTTTAACTATCACCACCTCCCTGATCCAACAGCTCCTGAAAACATCGCTAAGCCTG
Proteins encoded in this window:
- a CDS encoding anti-sigma regulatory factor — its product is MPGVKNISIQIPSLSENIRIIESFIDNAKEKYRLDDDIYGNIMIAVTEAVNNAIKHGNRDNSSKNVTLSLSLQEGLIKFMVEDEGDGFNYHHLPDPTAPENIAKPGGRGIFLMKHLSDEVDFKENGKIVELSFYMNT